DNA from Mycolicibacterium alvei:
GACCACGCTATCCAGCTGGTCATCAGCAGCATTTTCACTGACTGGAGGATAGATGCCACGGACGGTCGGCATTGAGGAAGAGTTCCACCTTGTCGACCTCACGACCAGGCGGTTGGCAGCGCGTGCACCAGAGCTGCTGCAACTTCTGTCTGACAGTTATGTGGCCGAATTGCAGGGCTGCGTCGTGGAGACGAACGGCAGCGTGGTCAGTACCCTTACGGAACTGCGGGCTGATCTGACAGCGAGACGCCGAGTCCTAGTCGATACGGCGTCTACTCTCGGGTTGGGCGTGGTTGCCGCAGGCGCTGTTCCATTGTCGGTGCCCAGTGAGATGCGCGTGACCCAGACTTCCCGCTATCAGCAGATGCTTGCCGACTATCAGCTGTTGGCGCGCGAGCAACTGATCTGCGGTACCCAGATTCACGTAGGAATCGACGACCGCGACGAGTCGGTCCTGGTGGCCGGCCGGGTGGCGGCATATGTTCCGACTCTGCTCGCATTGAGTGCGAGTTCACCATTCTGGTCCGACGGATCTGACACCGGCTACAGCAGTGTCCGCACACTGGTATGGCAACGATGGCCCACCACCGGTTTGGCTCCCCCGGCCAAGTCAGCCGCGGAGTACGACACGTTGATCTCCAATCTGGTTGCGACCGGGGTGATTAGCGACGCAGGGATGTCGTACTTTGACGTTCGCCCGGCCCTGCGAACGCCCACGTTGGAACTGCGCGTGTGTGACAGCTGTCCGCGGGCCGACACCATCGTCCTGATCGCGGCCCTGTTCCGCGCGCTCGTCGAACGCGAAGTCGAGGGCCTACGCGCCGGGGTGCCTTCCGCAATAGTGGTGCCCCCGCTCGGCCGCGCCGCGTTGTGGCGTGCTGCTCGATCAGGATTGGAAGGCGACCTCGTGGACTTG
Protein-coding regions in this window:
- a CDS encoding carboxylate-amine ligase, with the protein product MPRTVGIEEEFHLVDLTTRRLAARAPELLQLLSDSYVAELQGCVVETNGSVVSTLTELRADLTARRRVLVDTASTLGLGVVAAGAVPLSVPSEMRVTQTSRYQQMLADYQLLAREQLICGTQIHVGIDDRDESVLVAGRVAAYVPTLLALSASSPFWSDGSDTGYSSVRTLVWQRWPTTGLAPPAKSAAEYDTLISNLVATGVISDAGMSYFDVRPALRTPTLELRVCDSCPRADTIVLIAALFRALVEREVEGLRAGVPSAIVVPPLGRAALWRAARSGLEGDLVDLIGPASRPAGDVVTDLVQMLRPQLQASGDWRVVEELAQQALADGSSAARQRRAMRMRNSLLDVVDHLVAETAGVGSDAHCSQAGSA